The following are encoded in a window of Gymnogyps californianus isolate 813 chromosome 21, ASM1813914v2, whole genome shotgun sequence genomic DNA:
- the FNDC10 gene encoding fibronectin type III domain-containing protein 10 has protein sequence MPSLLPPILALLCFGAPAPALTASPAAAAGPAPPSAARRAGAEAEAAAAAEDPWCPYKVEAEGAAGGRLCFRTPARGFQCAARACRAHRSPGGALVANVLRNGSVLLQWGPPRPAAGLRGFALNCSWDGTYTRFPCDSVELGAACRDYLLPEAHGSVRYRLCLQPRYAPPRPAPPAQCVEFRVEPAAMRDIVVAMTAVGGSICVMLVFICLLVAYITENLMSPALAGAAGAAAPRRA, from the coding sequence ATGCCCAGCCTGCTGCCGCCCATCCTCGCCCTGCTCTGCTTCGGGGCGCCGGCGCCCGCCCTGACAGCGTcgcctgccgccgccgcggggccaGCGCCGCCCTCCGCagcgcggcgggccggggccgaggccgaggcggcggcggcggcggaggatCCGTGGTGCCCCTACAAGGTGGAGGCCGagggcgcggcgggcgggcggctctGCTTCCGCACGCCGGCCCGCGGCTTCCAGTGCGCGGCACGGGCCTGCCGCGCCCACCGCTCGCCGGGCGGCGCCCTAGTGGCCAACGTGCTGCGCAACGGCAGCGTGCTGCTGCAGTGGGGGCCGCCGCGTCCCGCCGCCGGCCTCCGCGGCTTCGCCCTCAACTGCTCCTGGGACGGCACCTACACGCGCTTCCCCTGCGACAGCGTGGAGCTGGGCGCCGCCTGCCGCGACTACCTGCTGCCCGAGGCGCACGGCAGCGTGCGCTACCgcctctgcctgcagccgcGCTAcgcgccgccgcgccccgcgccgcccgcccaGTGCGTGGAGTTCCGCGTGGAGCCGGCCGCCATGCGGGATATCGTCGTCGCCATGACGGCCGTGGGGGGCTCCATCTGCGTCATGCTCGTCTTCATCTGCCTCCTGGTGGCCTACATCACCGAGAACCTCATGAGCCCGGCCCTCGCCGGGGCcgcgggcgccgccgccccccgccgcgccTAG